One window of Bacillus sp. THAF10 genomic DNA carries:
- a CDS encoding Gfo/Idh/MocA family protein, translating into MHTYKVGIVGLGVVGQRLISQFQNSTNIQIASLCDTNLEILNNTAKIMKNVNVYTNYQEMFSKEELDFVYIAVPPAYHHPVVMAAAQHDLHILCEKPLANSIEEAEQMLSVVQEKNLVNGIHFPMAYEKAFATINKMMTDEAFGELKRITLKMHFPEWPRPWQKTSWISSRLQGGFIREISPHYLHLIMHFFGDVKRVITSVEFPDDPNVCEEGVLAILELENGRKVLVDGMSGQAEKEEIAFTIHGTEKSFRLENWRTVKTAAKGEAWTIVDEAHLAPAKFDLIQEFVKSLNGEDAHLVNFKDGLNIQYTLEQLLGHQ; encoded by the coding sequence ATGCATACATATAAAGTGGGGATTGTTGGCCTTGGTGTCGTCGGTCAGCGATTAATTTCACAATTCCAAAATAGTACGAATATTCAAATCGCATCATTGTGTGACACAAATCTTGAGATATTAAACAATACAGCAAAAATAATGAAAAATGTGAACGTATATACTAATTACCAGGAGATGTTCAGCAAGGAAGAACTAGATTTCGTCTATATTGCAGTTCCTCCTGCATATCATCACCCTGTAGTAATGGCTGCTGCACAGCATGATCTACATATTCTTTGCGAAAAGCCTTTAGCAAATTCTATAGAAGAAGCGGAGCAAATGCTTAGTGTTGTGCAGGAAAAGAACTTAGTGAACGGCATCCATTTTCCAATGGCTTATGAAAAAGCATTTGCAACAATTAATAAAATGATGACAGATGAAGCATTTGGTGAGCTAAAAAGAATTACGCTAAAAATGCATTTCCCAGAATGGCCCCGACCTTGGCAAAAAACAAGCTGGATTTCTTCGCGATTACAAGGTGGCTTTATTCGAGAGATCTCGCCTCATTACTTGCACCTAATCATGCATTTTTTTGGAGATGTCAAAAGGGTCATTACCTCTGTTGAATTCCCTGATGATCCAAATGTTTGTGAAGAAGGCGTTTTAGCTATTTTGGAGCTTGAAAACGGCAGGAAAGTATTAGTTGATGGTATGAGTGGGCAGGCAGAAAAAGAGGAAATTGCTTTCACTATCCATGGTACAGAGAAAAGCTTTCGATTGGAAAACTGGCGCACCGTTAAAACGGCAGCAAAAGGAGAAGCCTGGACCATTGTGGATGAAGCACATTTAGCACCAGCAAAATTTGATTTGATTCAAGAGTTTGTCAAAAGTTTAAACGGGGAAGACGCCCACCTTGTCAACTTTAAAGATGGACTTAACATTCAATATACTTTAGAACAATTACTGGGACACCAGTAA
- the argH gene encoding argininosuccinate lyase has product MTKLWGGRFTKATDKLVEEFTASIEFDKELALEDIQGSLAHVQMLGDTGIIPLEDVDTIKSGLSTIEQKILSGDVEFSVSHEDIHMNIEKMLIDEIGPVGGKLHTGRSRNDQVATDMHLYLKKKTNTLIELLESVQHAILKKAKENVYTILPGYTHLQRAQPVSFAHHLLAYFWMLERDKERLQDSLKRIGWSPLGAGALAGTPFPIDRQQTAMLLGFDKVYPNSMDAVSDRDFIVEFLSHASLIMTHVSRLSEELVTWSSHEFNFVELDDSFCTGSSIMPQKKNPDVPELFRAKTGRVYGNLIGLLTVLKGLPLAYNKDMQEDKEGMFDTVKTLDGTLRLLAPMIETMTVNQGNMYKAVSQDFSNATDIADYLVTKGLPFRQAHEIIGKIVLHAINQQKFLLDLNLEEYQQFSPLFNEEIYQVLQPKQVVEARMSEGGTSFAQVEKQMELAETFLSK; this is encoded by the coding sequence ATGACGAAATTATGGGGCGGAAGATTTACGAAAGCAACGGATAAGCTAGTTGAAGAATTCACAGCCAGCATTGAATTTGATAAAGAACTTGCCCTAGAAGATATTCAAGGGAGCCTTGCCCATGTGCAAATGCTTGGAGACACTGGAATCATTCCTTTAGAAGATGTTGACACCATTAAATCTGGACTCTCAACTATTGAACAGAAGATACTATCAGGAGATGTAGAGTTCTCGGTTTCCCATGAAGACATCCACATGAATATTGAAAAAATGCTCATTGATGAGATTGGACCTGTAGGGGGGAAGCTTCATACAGGACGAAGCCGCAATGATCAGGTTGCTACTGATATGCATCTTTACTTGAAAAAGAAAACAAATACCTTAATTGAACTTCTAGAGTCCGTTCAACATGCCATTCTAAAAAAAGCCAAAGAAAATGTTTACACCATCCTACCTGGTTATACGCATCTTCAGCGTGCACAGCCTGTGTCCTTTGCACATCATCTTTTAGCATATTTTTGGATGCTAGAACGTGATAAGGAACGCCTGCAAGACAGCTTAAAAAGAATCGGATGGTCGCCTCTAGGTGCTGGTGCATTGGCTGGGACACCTTTTCCTATCGACAGACAACAAACGGCAATGTTGTTAGGTTTTGATAAAGTATATCCCAATAGTATGGACGCGGTGAGTGACAGAGATTTCATCGTCGAATTTTTATCACATGCATCGCTTATCATGACACATGTATCCAGATTATCGGAAGAACTCGTAACATGGTCTAGTCATGAGTTTAACTTTGTTGAGCTAGATGACTCGTTTTGCACTGGATCAAGCATTATGCCGCAAAAGAAAAATCCAGATGTTCCTGAGCTTTTTCGGGCAAAAACAGGAAGAGTTTATGGGAATTTGATTGGTTTACTTACTGTCTTAAAAGGTCTGCCTCTTGCCTACAATAAAGACATGCAAGAAGATAAGGAAGGCATGTTTGATACTGTTAAGACACTTGATGGTACCTTAAGATTGCTCGCTCCAATGATTGAAACAATGACTGTCAATCAAGGCAATATGTACAAGGCGGTGTCACAGGATTTTTCCAATGCAACCGATATTGCAGATTATCTTGTTACAAAGGGGCTGCCCTTTAGACAAGCACATGAAATCATTGGGAAAATTGTCTTGCATGCGATAAATCAACAGAAATTTCTTTTGGACCTTAACTTAGAGGAGTACCAACAATTCTCTCCTTTATTTAACGAGGAGATCTATCAAGTGCTTCAACCTAAACAAGTAGTGGAGGCTAGAATGAGTGAGGGCGGGACGTCATTTGCTCAAGTAGAAAAACAAATGGAACTTGCCGAAACATTTCTTTCAAAATGA
- a CDS encoding carbamoyl phosphate synthase small subunit produces MTKGYLILETGEVFSGTLIGSEKDSTGEVVFNTSMTGYQEIMSDPSYAGQIIVFCYPLIGNYGFNPAGYEGDALHLKGVIMGEACNLPNHYSSEEATHQLLYKLGIAGLADVDTRELVKTIRHHGTVKGFITKDPHHIFVEKEETNWVDVVSTKEQKLYSGYGPHIALIDFGFKKSILNALLKEGCQVTLMPYYTSFGEVQKLNPDGIVFSNGPGNPKTLNARLPEYKKMAETYPSLGICLGHQLLALAFGADTTKLLFGHRGGNHPVKDLKTGKVFITSQNHSYVVSESSIKTNTFKVTHRNINDQTIEGLAHQNLPILSVQFHPEAHPGPEDTHYLFQQFLQNIKEKSGVMSYAIK; encoded by the coding sequence ATGACTAAGGGCTATTTAATATTGGAAACAGGAGAAGTATTTTCTGGAACGCTAATTGGAAGTGAGAAGGATTCCACAGGTGAAGTTGTTTTCAACACGAGTATGACAGGCTATCAAGAAATCATGTCTGACCCTTCCTATGCGGGACAAATCATCGTATTTTGTTACCCTTTGATTGGAAATTATGGGTTTAATCCAGCAGGTTATGAAGGAGATGCACTTCACCTCAAAGGAGTCATCATGGGGGAAGCTTGTAATCTGCCCAATCATTATTCCTCAGAAGAGGCTACACATCAACTTCTATATAAGCTTGGGATTGCTGGACTGGCAGATGTGGATACACGAGAGCTTGTTAAAACTATTCGTCACCATGGAACGGTAAAAGGTTTCATTACCAAGGATCCTCATCACATCTTTGTGGAAAAAGAGGAGACAAATTGGGTTGATGTCGTTTCTACGAAAGAACAGAAGCTTTACAGTGGTTATGGTCCACATATTGCTTTAATTGATTTTGGCTTCAAAAAATCCATTCTAAATGCCCTATTAAAGGAAGGATGTCAGGTTACCTTAATGCCATACTATACTTCCTTTGGGGAGGTGCAAAAACTCAACCCTGATGGAATTGTTTTTAGTAACGGTCCAGGAAACCCTAAGACATTAAATGCTCGCTTACCAGAATATAAAAAGATGGCAGAAACGTATCCAAGCTTGGGGATTTGCTTAGGTCACCAGCTTCTAGCCCTGGCATTCGGTGCAGACACTACGAAACTATTGTTTGGGCATCGGGGAGGAAATCATCCAGTAAAAGATTTGAAAACAGGGAAAGTGTTTATCACCTCACAAAATCATAGTTATGTGGTATCAGAGTCCTCCATCAAAACAAATACTTTTAAGGTTACGCATCGAAACATCAATGATCAAACAATAGAAGGACTTGCACACCAAAACCTGCCCATCCTAAGCGTGCAGTTTCACCCAGAAGCACATCCTGGTCCAGAGGATACCCATTATCTTTTTCAACAATTTTTACAAAACATCAAAGAAAAATCAGGAGTAATGTCATATGCCATTAAATAA
- the argF gene encoding ornithine carbamoyltransferase: MQSVLRWENEKTYRMSQSHFLTLGSLTADDLHFLLEEASNLKHLQKEGIPHPYLKGKVLAMLFEKSSTRTRVSFEVGMLQLGGNAIFLSSNDIQLGRGETPGDTAKVLSRYVDGMMIRTFGHNILEEFATESTVPVINGLTDLHHPAQVLADLLTIKEKKGKLKGLKLCYLGDANNNMCHSLIEGAVKTGMNITIACPNEYQPNQELVTKAEQEAKRSGASIQISSSPEEMIKDADVVVTDVWTSMGQEEETKARLSIFKPYQVNSDICSFAKNDFIFLHCLPAHRGEEVTSEILDGPHSVVFDEAENRLHTQKAILKALMGS; the protein is encoded by the coding sequence ATGCAAAGTGTACTAAGATGGGAAAATGAAAAAACATATAGAATGAGCCAATCACATTTTCTAACCTTAGGCTCTTTAACAGCAGATGACTTGCATTTTTTACTTGAAGAAGCTAGTAATCTAAAACACTTACAAAAAGAAGGCATCCCTCATCCTTACTTAAAGGGGAAGGTGCTTGCGATGCTTTTTGAAAAATCCTCCACTCGAACTAGAGTTTCATTTGAGGTAGGAATGCTTCAACTAGGTGGAAATGCCATTTTCCTTAGCTCCAACGATATTCAACTTGGAAGAGGAGAAACACCAGGAGATACCGCTAAGGTTTTATCAAGATATGTTGACGGAATGATGATTCGAACCTTTGGGCACAACATCCTTGAGGAATTTGCTACAGAATCAACCGTTCCTGTAATTAATGGACTCACAGACTTACATCATCCAGCTCAAGTACTTGCCGATCTCTTAACCATTAAAGAAAAGAAGGGCAAGTTAAAAGGCTTAAAGCTATGTTACCTTGGAGATGCAAATAATAATATGTGCCACTCATTAATAGAAGGTGCGGTAAAAACAGGCATGAATATTACTATTGCTTGCCCAAACGAATATCAACCTAACCAAGAGCTTGTAACGAAAGCAGAACAAGAAGCTAAACGATCTGGCGCATCCATTCAAATCTCAAGCTCTCCAGAAGAGATGATAAAAGATGCCGATGTTGTTGTGACAGATGTATGGACCAGTATGGGTCAGGAAGAAGAAACAAAGGCTAGACTCTCTATATTTAAACCGTATCAAGTTAATTCTGATATATGTAGCTTTGCGAAGAATGATTTTATTTTTTTACATTGTTTGCCTGCGCATCGTGGAGAAGAGGTAACCTCAGAGATACTGGATGGTCCTCATTCGGTCGTTTTTGATGAAGCGGAAAATCGTCTTCATACTCAAAAAGCAATATTAAAAGCATTAATGGGAAGCTAA
- a CDS encoding argininosuccinate synthase gives MAKEKVVLAYSGGLDTSVSVKWLQEKYGYDVIALGLDVGEGKDLESIRQKALDVGAIKAIMVDAKQLLADGFIAPALKSNAMYEGKYPLSSALSRPLISKLLVEVAEQEGAVAVAHGCTGKGNDQVRFEVSIQALNPNLKVIAPVREWGMTRDEEIEYAVKHNIPIPVNLDNPFSIDANIWGRACEAGVLENPWNEPPEAAFAWTNPIELTPDEAEYVEISFEKGIPVALNDKQMGLVDLIEELNLLGGKHGVGRIDHIENRLVGIKSREVYENPGALILIQAHKELEFLTLPREVTQFKSSVDDQMAKAIYEGLWYSPLVHALSAFIEETQQCVSGKIRVKLYKGNHTVVGRMSQYSLYNEELATYSKGDMFDHQAAVGFIKLWGLPTKVYADIHKKQKMPIT, from the coding sequence ATGGCAAAAGAAAAAGTAGTATTAGCATATTCCGGAGGTTTAGATACTTCTGTTTCCGTAAAATGGCTACAAGAGAAATATGGCTACGATGTTATCGCACTTGGTTTGGATGTGGGGGAAGGAAAGGATTTAGAGTCCATTAGACAAAAAGCATTGGATGTCGGTGCCATCAAGGCAATTATGGTTGATGCTAAGCAACTGCTTGCAGATGGTTTTATCGCTCCCGCATTAAAATCAAACGCAATGTATGAAGGGAAATACCCGCTTTCCTCTGCCCTATCCCGACCCTTAATTTCTAAGTTGCTTGTGGAAGTGGCAGAGCAAGAAGGAGCGGTTGCCGTTGCTCATGGCTGCACAGGGAAAGGAAATGATCAAGTGCGCTTTGAAGTGTCCATTCAGGCGTTAAATCCTAACTTGAAGGTCATTGCTCCTGTTCGTGAATGGGGAATGACTCGTGATGAAGAGATTGAATATGCGGTAAAACATAACATTCCTATTCCTGTAAATTTGGATAATCCGTTTTCCATAGATGCCAATATTTGGGGAAGAGCATGTGAGGCTGGAGTTCTTGAAAATCCCTGGAATGAACCACCTGAAGCTGCCTTTGCGTGGACAAATCCTATTGAATTAACGCCAGATGAAGCAGAATATGTGGAAATATCGTTTGAGAAAGGGATACCTGTTGCCCTAAATGATAAGCAGATGGGACTTGTCGATTTAATTGAAGAATTAAACCTTCTTGGTGGAAAGCATGGTGTGGGACGAATTGATCATATTGAAAATCGTCTTGTAGGAATAAAATCCCGTGAAGTATATGAAAATCCAGGAGCCCTTATCTTAATACAAGCACATAAAGAGCTGGAATTTCTAACGCTTCCTAGAGAAGTAACACAATTTAAATCATCGGTAGACGATCAAATGGCAAAAGCAATATATGAAGGTCTATGGTATTCCCCACTTGTCCATGCACTTAGTGCTTTTATTGAAGAAACACAACAATGTGTATCAGGAAAAATCCGTGTAAAGCTCTATAAAGGAAATCACACTGTTGTTGGACGCATGTCCCAATATAGTCTCTACAACGAGGAGCTTGCCACCTATTCTAAGGGTGATATGTTTGACCATCAGGCAGCAGTAGGATTCATTAAGCTCTGGGGCTTACCAACAAAGGTATACGCAGATATTCACAAAAAACAAAAAATGCCGATTACTTGA
- a CDS encoding CAP domain-containing protein gives MKKALQFTIIFTLSLLLLVACNNPNDAQNDLNNNNTAFDDRDTGITRVGYNNAQGGHEGQHAEIQEMNHGYLTIDQNSFSTTIPSEKFPHFENFAHKGPFDIYKFQQEVPQGQQPGGGQEAAPENQPQQEQAEGDTNKQAQESTEGISETEMKVIELTNAERRKNGLSDLKADASLSNVARDKSKDMQQNNYFSHTSPNHGSPFDMMRDYGISYRTAGENIAMGQRSPEEVVQAWMNSEGHRKNILNGQFTHIGVGYVEEGNYWTQMFIGK, from the coding sequence ATGAAAAAAGCATTACAATTTACAATCATATTTACCCTTTCTCTATTGTTGCTTGTTGCTTGTAATAATCCTAATGACGCTCAAAATGATTTGAACAATAACAATACAGCATTTGATGATAGAGATACTGGAATTACGAGAGTAGGGTACAACAACGCTCAAGGTGGCCATGAAGGACAACACGCTGAAATTCAAGAAATGAATCATGGTTATTTAACAATTGACCAGAACTCTTTTAGCACGACCATTCCAAGTGAAAAATTCCCTCATTTTGAGAACTTTGCGCACAAAGGACCTTTTGATATCTATAAGTTTCAGCAGGAAGTACCTCAAGGGCAACAGCCTGGTGGTGGGCAAGAAGCAGCTCCTGAAAATCAGCCTCAGCAAGAACAAGCTGAAGGGGATACCAATAAACAGGCCCAAGAGTCTACAGAAGGAATTTCTGAAACAGAAATGAAGGTCATTGAATTGACCAATGCAGAACGCAGAAAAAATGGTTTATCTGATTTGAAAGCAGATGCATCCCTAAGCAATGTAGCACGTGATAAATCTAAGGATATGCAGCAAAATAATTATTTTTCACATACAAGCCCAAACCACGGATCTCCATTTGATATGATGCGTGACTATGGAATATCCTACAGAACAGCAGGGGAAAACATTGCAATGGGACAACGTTCACCTGAGGAAGTAGTTCAAGCTTGGATGAATAGTGAAGGACATAGAAAGAACATCTTAAATGGCCAATTCACGCATATTGGTGTAGGATACGTAGAAGAAGGAAACTATTGGACACAAATGTTTATTGGAAAATAA
- the carB gene encoding carbamoyl-phosphate synthase (glutamine-hydrolyzing) large subunit, producing MPLNKTINKVLVIGSGPIVIGQAAEFDYAGTQACLALKEEGLEVILVNNNPATIMTDSNIADKVYMEPLTLECLTEVIKTELPDGIIGTLGGQTALNLIVALYHEGILDRFNVKVLGTSVASIEQGEDRDKFRQLMKRLNEPIPDSMIIQTKEEGKNFVESIGYPVIIRPAYTLGGEGGGFANNERELDFLLQNGLQLSPIHQVLVEKSIKGWKEVEYEVMRDENDTCIIVCNMENMDPVGVHTGDSIVVAPSQTLTDRQYQILRNASLHIIRNLKIVGGCNIQFAMDPYSDDYYIIEVNPRVSRSSALASKATGYPIASIAAKCAIGYHLDEITNPITGKTFASFEPALDYVVVKLPRFPFDKFPEADHSLSTQMKATGEVLAIDRSFEGALNKGIRSLEQKLDSVLHPSFDSISEKEWRKHLTEPTHMRLFALAHGLKTGRNVEELYNLTNIDKWFLYKLNNIVQLEERINTKTLSTISYKLLKKAKKYNMSNKRLCTLLKCSEDLLQSALQEHKLLPSYKQVDTCAAEFDAITPYYYSTFCGGDEGKVTPIKKALVIGSGPIRIGQGIEFDYCSVHAVYSLKKAGYETIVVNNNPETVSTDFSVADKLYFEPITIEDVVPIIQKEKPELVFIQFGGQTAINLAEELERLGVRIAGTTVDAIDMLEERARFYDMLETIDIPHIKGKMITTPTELKKAAAELGMPILVRPSYVIGGQSMYTLYDEEDIESFIRKQVNDDRWPLLVDQFIPGLECELDVVSDGNDVLIPAIFEHIEKAGVHSGDSLAVFPALTLTHNIKQTLVDYTKKICSYTNIVGIANIQFVISGDTVYVLEVNPRASRTVPITSKITGIPMIDLAVQMQLGKTLETTGLLPEPSFWTVKAPVFSGTKLKDVDHILGPEMKSTGESIGIGASFDEALNKALFSKERNPFTTENPNAIIFCSITDREKENALPLLKELNARKFTLHATKGTAEFLIKNEIPAMAITFEETVDLVKKEKCQAAIIIPTKGREKNRNGASLRSLFLKHGIISFSNLDTVKHAILLKAYMKVDYLTINQFVNLPKREVEYLCKVY from the coding sequence ATGCCATTAAATAAAACGATAAACAAGGTGCTTGTGATTGGATCTGGACCTATAGTCATCGGTCAGGCAGCTGAGTTTGATTATGCAGGAACACAAGCTTGTCTGGCATTAAAAGAAGAAGGACTAGAAGTTATTCTTGTCAATAATAACCCAGCAACCATTATGACAGATTCTAATATTGCAGATAAAGTATATATGGAGCCGCTCACCTTAGAATGTTTAACAGAAGTAATTAAAACAGAGCTTCCTGATGGTATCATTGGAACACTAGGAGGCCAAACCGCATTAAATTTAATTGTGGCTCTATATCATGAAGGAATTCTAGACAGATTCAATGTCAAGGTATTGGGCACCTCTGTCGCTTCGATTGAACAAGGAGAGGACAGAGATAAGTTTCGTCAATTAATGAAGAGATTGAACGAGCCAATTCCAGATTCTATGATTATTCAAACAAAAGAAGAAGGAAAGAACTTTGTAGAATCTATTGGTTATCCTGTCATCATAAGACCAGCATACACACTCGGTGGGGAAGGTGGAGGCTTTGCTAATAATGAAAGGGAACTAGATTTTCTATTACAAAATGGACTTCAGTTAAGCCCTATTCATCAAGTGCTTGTGGAAAAAAGCATTAAAGGCTGGAAGGAAGTAGAGTATGAGGTAATGCGTGACGAAAATGATACATGTATAATCGTTTGCAACATGGAAAATATGGATCCAGTCGGTGTTCATACCGGTGATTCCATTGTGGTCGCACCATCTCAAACATTAACAGATAGACAATATCAAATACTGAGAAATGCATCCCTTCATATTATTAGAAATTTGAAGATTGTTGGAGGCTGCAATATTCAATTTGCGATGGATCCATATTCAGATGACTATTATATCATCGAGGTTAACCCTCGGGTTAGCAGATCCAGTGCTCTTGCTTCCAAGGCAACAGGCTATCCAATTGCTAGTATTGCTGCAAAATGCGCTATAGGTTACCACTTAGATGAAATCACGAATCCCATCACTGGGAAAACGTTCGCTTCCTTTGAACCAGCTCTTGACTATGTGGTAGTAAAGCTTCCGCGTTTTCCTTTTGATAAATTCCCAGAGGCAGATCACAGCTTAAGCACCCAAATGAAGGCTACTGGAGAGGTCCTTGCTATCGATCGTTCCTTTGAAGGTGCCTTGAATAAAGGAATTCGGTCGTTAGAACAAAAGCTAGATTCGGTGCTACATCCATCTTTTGATAGCATTTCAGAAAAAGAATGGAGAAAGCATCTTACAGAACCTACCCACATGCGGCTTTTTGCTTTAGCGCATGGATTAAAAACTGGGAGAAATGTCGAGGAACTCTACAACCTAACCAATATTGATAAATGGTTTCTATACAAACTAAACAATATTGTTCAGCTAGAAGAAAGAATAAATACGAAAACTCTTTCTACCATTTCATATAAACTATTAAAGAAAGCGAAAAAGTACAACATGAGCAACAAACGACTTTGCACTCTTTTAAAATGTTCAGAAGATCTTCTACAATCCGCTTTGCAGGAACATAAGCTTTTGCCTTCCTATAAACAGGTGGATACTTGCGCAGCGGAATTTGATGCCATTACCCCATATTATTACTCCACCTTTTGCGGAGGGGATGAAGGAAAGGTGACACCAATCAAAAAAGCCCTTGTTATTGGTTCAGGTCCAATAAGAATAGGGCAGGGAATAGAATTTGATTACTGCTCTGTTCATGCGGTGTACTCATTGAAGAAGGCAGGCTATGAAACAATTGTTGTCAATAACAATCCAGAAACAGTTAGTACTGATTTTTCTGTCGCAGATAAGTTATATTTCGAGCCGATTACCATTGAGGATGTAGTACCAATCATTCAAAAAGAAAAACCTGAATTGGTTTTCATTCAATTCGGTGGGCAAACAGCCATCAATCTAGCAGAAGAGCTTGAACGCTTAGGAGTAAGAATAGCTGGTACAACAGTAGATGCCATAGATATGTTGGAGGAACGAGCACGCTTTTACGATATGCTGGAAACTATTGACATTCCTCATATAAAAGGAAAAATGATAACAACACCAACAGAACTGAAAAAAGCAGCGGCAGAGCTCGGCATGCCCATCCTCGTTCGTCCATCCTATGTTATTGGCGGGCAATCAATGTACACTCTTTACGACGAAGAAGACATAGAATCTTTTATAAGAAAACAAGTAAACGACGATAGATGGCCGTTGTTAGTAGATCAATTTATTCCTGGACTAGAATGTGAATTAGATGTCGTATCTGATGGAAACGATGTGTTAATACCAGCTATTTTTGAACATATAGAAAAAGCTGGTGTTCATTCCGGAGACAGTCTTGCAGTTTTTCCAGCCTTAACACTTACACATAACATAAAGCAAACTTTGGTAGATTACACAAAGAAAATTTGTTCCTATACAAACATCGTGGGAATTGCAAACATTCAATTTGTTATTTCAGGTGATACTGTTTACGTATTAGAGGTGAACCCTCGTGCATCTAGAACGGTACCCATTACAAGTAAGATTACTGGTATTCCAATGATTGATCTTGCCGTTCAAATGCAATTAGGCAAAACACTAGAAACGACTGGCCTCTTACCAGAGCCTAGCTTTTGGACAGTGAAAGCTCCTGTTTTTTCAGGAACGAAGTTAAAGGATGTGGACCACATTCTCGGACCTGAGATGAAATCAACAGGGGAAAGTATCGGGATTGGAGCAAGCTTTGATGAGGCGCTAAATAAAGCTCTTTTTTCAAAAGAACGAAACCCTTTTACAACAGAAAATCCAAATGCGATAATCTTTTGCTCTATCACGGATCGAGAAAAAGAGAATGCTCTTCCATTACTAAAGGAGCTAAACGCTAGAAAATTCACCCTTCATGCAACAAAGGGAACAGCGGAATTTTTAATAAAAAACGAAATTCCTGCCATGGCAATAACATTTGAGGAAACAGTAGACCTTGTCAAGAAAGAGAAATGTCAAGCAGCCATCATCATTCCTACAAAAGGAAGAGAAAAGAACCGAAATGGAGCTAGCTTAAGATCGCTATTTTTAAAGCATGGGATCATATCCTTTTCAAACTTAGATACAGTTAAACACGCCATACTTTTGAAAGCATACATGAAAGTGGATTACCTTACCATCAACCAATTTGTAAATTTACCAAAAAGAGAGGTTGAATATTTATGCAAAGTGTACTAA
- a CDS encoding type 1 glutamine amidotransferase domain-containing protein — protein sequence MKLQNIRVIQLVSDDFEDLELWYPVLRLREEGAEVVIAGEKPNTTYTGKYGVPIESDISFHDADPGNFDAVLVPGGWSPDKLRRYDDVLHLIQQMNEDNKPIGQICHAGWVLISANILKGKKVTSTPGIKDDMMNAGAEWVNEAVVVDGNIVSSRRPPDLPDYMREFINVLTQNN from the coding sequence GTGAAACTGCAAAATATAAGAGTGATTCAGCTAGTAAGTGATGATTTTGAAGACTTGGAGCTATGGTATCCTGTTTTACGACTTAGAGAAGAAGGGGCAGAAGTAGTAATTGCAGGAGAAAAACCCAACACAACGTATACAGGAAAATATGGAGTTCCGATTGAGTCAGACATATCCTTTCACGATGCCGATCCAGGTAATTTTGATGCAGTTTTAGTTCCAGGTGGCTGGTCACCTGACAAACTAAGAAGATATGACGATGTCTTACATTTAATTCAGCAAATGAATGAAGATAATAAACCGATTGGACAAATATGCCATGCGGGATGGGTATTGATATCCGCTAACATTCTGAAAGGTAAAAAAGTCACAAGCACCCCAGGAATTAAGGATGATATGATGAATGCAGGTGCAGAATGGGTGAATGAAGCCGTAGTTGTGGATGGAAATATTGTTTCCAGTCGTCGCCCACCAGATCTTCCTGACTATATGCGCGAGTTCATAAATGTTCTAACACAAAACAACTAA